One part of the Arabidopsis thaliana chromosome 4, partial sequence genome encodes these proteins:
- the ESD4 gene encoding Cysteine proteinases superfamily protein — protein MGAVAINRKRSDESFNFINQQSTNPLRNSPYFQASKKRRFSFAMSEDSGKPASSNPTISRISRYPDAKAPLRREIHAPSRGILRYGKAKSNDYCEKDANFFVRKYDDAKRSALEALRFVNKGKDFVDLGDEVEKEEVVSDDSSVQAIEVIDCDDDEEKKNLQPSFSSGVTDVKKGENFRVEDTSMMLDSLSLDRDVDNDASSLEAYRKLMQSAEKRNSKLEALGFEIVLNEKKLSLLRQSRPKTVEKRVEVPREPFIPLTEDEEAEVYRAFSGRNRRKVLATHENSNIDITGEVLQCLTPSAWLNDEVINVYLELLKERETREPKKYLKCHYFNTFFYKKLVSDSGYNFKAVRRWTTQRKLGYALIDCDMIFVPIHRGVHWTLAVINNRESKLLYLDSLNGVDPMILNALI, from the exons ATGGGTGCCGTAGCGATCAATCGTAAACGCAGCGACGAATCCTTCAATTTCATTAATCAACAATCAACCAACCCTTTACGAAATTCACCGTATTTCCAAGCTTCCAAGAAACGAAGATTCTCATTCGCTATGTCTGAAGATTCTGGTAAGCCAGCGTCTTCAAACCCAACAATTTCGAGGATTTCAAGGTACCCTGATGCTAAAGCTCCTCTTAGACGAGAGATTCATGCTCCTAGTAGAGGAATTCTTAGATATGGAAAGGCAAAATCTAATGATTACTGCGAAAAGGACGCAAATTTCTTTGTTCGTAAGTATGATGATGCAAAGAGATCAGCTTTGGAAGCTTTGAGATTCGTTAATAAAGGTAAAGACTTTGTTGATTTGGGTGATGAGGTTGAAAAGGAGGAAGTTGTTTCTGATGATTCAAGTGTTCAAGCAATTGAAGTTATtgattgtgatgatgatgaggagaagaagaatcttcagCCTTCGTTTTCTTCTGGTGTTACTGATGTTAAGAAAGGGGAGAACTTTAGAGTTGAGGATACTAGTATGATGCTGGATTCGTTGTCGTTAGATAGAGATGTCGATAATGATGCTTCGAGCCTCGAAGCTTATAGAAAGCTTATGCAAAGTGCGGAGAAGAGGAATTCAAAGTTGGAAGCTTTGGGTTTTGAGATTGTGTTGAATGAGAAGAAGTTGTCACTGCTGCGTCAGTCTCGCCCAAAGACTGTGGAAAAGCGTGTTGAG GTGCCTCGTGAACCTTTTATTCCTCTcacagaagatgaagaggctGAAGTCTACCGTGCCTTTTCTGGGAGAAATAG AAGGAAGGTCTTGGCTACTCATGAAAACTCAAACATTGATATTACTGGAGAAGTTCTGCAATGCCTTACACCATCTGCATGGCTAAACGACGAG GTTATCAATGTCTACCTTGAACTactcaaagaaagagaaactaGAGAGCCCAAAAAGTATTTGAAGTGTCACTACTTCAATACCTTTTTCTACaaaaag cTGGTAAGCGATTCTGGTTATAATTTTAAAGCTGTCAGGAGATGGACTACGCAGAGAAAGTTGGGATATGCTCTTATTGACTGTGACATG ATATTTGTTCCCATCCACAGGGGTGTGCATTGGACCTTGGCAGTAATTAACAACAGGGAAAGCAAGCTCTTGTATCTTGATTCACTGAATGGAGTTGATCCTATGATTCTGAATGCTCTG ATCTGA
- the ESD4 gene encoding Cysteine proteinases superfamily protein (EARLY IN SHORT DAYS 4 (ESD4); CONTAINS InterPro DOMAIN/s: Peptidase C48, SUMO/Sentrin/Ubl1 (InterPro:IPR003653); BEST Arabidopsis thaliana protein match is: UB-like protease 1A (TAIR:AT3G06910.1); Has 30201 Blast hits to 17322 proteins in 780 species: Archae - 12; Bacteria - 1396; Metazoa - 17338; Fungi - 3422; Plants - 5037; Viruses - 0; Other Eukaryotes - 2996 (source: NCBI BLink).), which yields MGAVAINRKRSDESFNFINQQSTNPLRNSPYFQASKKRRFSFAMSEDSGKPASSNPTISRISRYPDAKAPLRREIHAPSRGILRYGKAKSNDYCEKDANFFVRKYDDAKRSALEALRFVNKGKDFVDLGDEVEKEEVVSDDSSVQAIEVIDCDDDEEKKNLQPSFSSGVTDVKKGENFRVEDTSMMLDSLSLDRDVDNDASSLEAYRKLMQSAEKRNSKLEALGFEIVLNEKKLSLLRQSRPKTVEKRVEVPREPFIPLTEDEEAEVYRAFSGRNRRKVLATHENSNIDITGEVLQCLTPSAWLNDEVINVYLELLKERETREPKKYLKCHYFNTFFYKKLVSDSGYNFKAVRRWTTQRKLGYALIDCDMIFVPIHRGVHWTLAVINNRESKLLYLDSLNGVDPMILNALAKYMGDEANEKSGKKIDANSWDMEFVEDLPQQKNGYDCGMFMLKYIDFFSRGLGLCFSQEHMPYFRLRTAKEILRLRAD from the exons ATGGGTGCCGTAGCGATCAATCGTAAACGCAGCGACGAATCCTTCAATTTCATTAATCAACAATCAACCAACCCTTTACGAAATTCACCGTATTTCCAAGCTTCCAAGAAACGAAGATTCTCATTCGCTATGTCTGAAGATTCTGGTAAGCCAGCGTCTTCAAACCCAACAATTTCGAGGATTTCAAGGTACCCTGATGCTAAAGCTCCTCTTAGACGAGAGATTCATGCTCCTAGTAGAGGAATTCTTAGATATGGAAAGGCAAAATCTAATGATTACTGCGAAAAGGACGCAAATTTCTTTGTTCGTAAGTATGATGATGCAAAGAGATCAGCTTTGGAAGCTTTGAGATTCGTTAATAAAGGTAAAGACTTTGTTGATTTGGGTGATGAGGTTGAAAAGGAGGAAGTTGTTTCTGATGATTCAAGTGTTCAAGCAATTGAAGTTATtgattgtgatgatgatgaggagaagaagaatcttcagCCTTCGTTTTCTTCTGGTGTTACTGATGTTAAGAAAGGGGAGAACTTTAGAGTTGAGGATACTAGTATGATGCTGGATTCGTTGTCGTTAGATAGAGATGTCGATAATGATGCTTCGAGCCTCGAAGCTTATAGAAAGCTTATGCAAAGTGCGGAGAAGAGGAATTCAAAGTTGGAAGCTTTGGGTTTTGAGATTGTGTTGAATGAGAAGAAGTTGTCACTGCTGCGTCAGTCTCGCCCAAAGACTGTGGAAAAGCGTGTTGAG GTGCCTCGTGAACCTTTTATTCCTCTcacagaagatgaagaggctGAAGTCTACCGTGCCTTTTCTGGGAGAAATAG AAGGAAGGTCTTGGCTACTCATGAAAACTCAAACATTGATATTACTGGAGAAGTTCTGCAATGCCTTACACCATCTGCATGGCTAAACGACGAG GTTATCAATGTCTACCTTGAACTactcaaagaaagagaaactaGAGAGCCCAAAAAGTATTTGAAGTGTCACTACTTCAATACCTTTTTCTACaaaaag cTGGTAAGCGATTCTGGTTATAATTTTAAAGCTGTCAGGAGATGGACTACGCAGAGAAAGTTGGGATATGCTCTTATTGACTGTGACATG ATATTTGTTCCCATCCACAGGGGTGTGCATTGGACCTTGGCAGTAATTAACAACAGGGAAAGCAAGCTCTTGTATCTTGATTCACTGAATGGAGTTGATCCTATGATTCTGAATGCTCTG GCAAAATACATGGGTGATGAAGCAAATGAAAAAAGTGGAAAAAAGATTGATGCTAATTCGTGGGACATGGAATTTGTGGAAGACCTTCCCCAACAAAAGAATGG GTATGACTGTGGAATGTTTATGCTTAAGTACATCGATTTTTTCAGCAGAGGCCTGGGGCTATGTTTCAGCCAG GAACACATGCCATACTTCCGACTCAGAACAGCTAAAGAGATTCTGAGGCTACGAGCTGATTGA
- a CDS encoding kinesin motor protein-like protein (kinesin motor protein-related; BEST Arabidopsis thaliana protein match is: P-loop containing nucleoside triphosphate hydrolases superfamily protein (TAIR:AT3G16630.2); Has 30201 Blast hits to 17322 proteins in 780 species: Archae - 12; Bacteria - 1396; Metazoa - 17338; Fungi - 3422; Plants - 5037; Viruses - 0; Other Eukaryotes - 2996 (source: NCBI BLink).), translating into MASSQNTSDTSSRQYETTEPSLDENIDALLEEEETLITAHRKEIEDTMEIVHEEMKLLAKVDRPGSMIDNYVTQLSFVLSRKAAGLVSLQARLARFQHRLKEQEILSRKRVPR; encoded by the exons ATGGCTAGCAGTCAGAACACAAGCGATACATCTTCAAGGCAGTATGAAACAACGGAGCCTTCTCTTGATGAAAACAttgatgcattgcttgag GAAGAAGAGACCTTAATTACAGCACACAGAAAAGAGATCGAGGATACAATGGAAATAGTTCACGAG gaaatGAAATTACTAGCGAAGGTGGATCGGCCAGGGAGCATGATTGACAACTATGTTACACAGCTGAGCTTTGTGTTGTCCCGTAAAGCAGCTGGTCTTGTAAGTCTTCAAGCCCGTCTTGCTCGGTTCCAACACCGTCTGAAAGAACAGGAGATACTTAGCCGGAAGAGAGTTCCGCGCTAG
- a CDS encoding binding protein (binding; FUNCTIONS IN: binding; INVOLVED IN: biological_process unknown; LOCATED IN: cellular_component unknown; EXPRESSED IN: 21 plant structures; EXPRESSED DURING: 13 growth stages; CONTAINS InterPro DOMAIN/s: Chromosome condensation protein, HCP-6-related (InterPro:IPR012371), Armadillo-type fold (InterPro:IPR016024); BEST Arabidopsis thaliana protein match is: binding (TAIR:AT3G57060.1); Has 443 Blast hits to 428 proteins in 158 species: Archae - 0; Bacteria - 0; Metazoa - 188; Fungi - 128; Plants - 61; Viruses - 3; Other Eukaryotes - 63 (source: NCBI BLink).), with protein sequence MDEELLLTRILAGIEGGDDESDYHELVTDLKSLLDTDDDEILNRFYGSLSSMASSFLRCISAAMDSPVESGRLAILASDAYLSLLLSTNCPVFTFFSPIAFLSLLGSIRRYLKRRDDSAGQGSNSQREKGNKKKRGRGKRNLGYEDGEETEEGGFDAKLMFIVLEKLGSVLSFVHLDRFPDSLKSLVQTVSEIPLLALEHSGVLNYDRLMEMCGKILGGVLNSDHGDMALTAAEISKSLTPLLLMGKHQARSFALGFVSRKLMSLAKDNPELKKVVSNLPKFLVHKAPEKAEPRGFAVEAVLEIVKAMEVEGQSEFVDFVMKMCQGKSNFRVLAVDIIPLLISSLGNPLGDISSENGLKDSWGLGCIDALVQRCSDTSALIRARALSNLAQVVEFLSGDERSRSILKQALGFNGETSEGKGAVTDLLKKRCVDEKAAVRRAALLLVTKLTSLMGGCFDGSILKTMGTSCSDPLISIRKAAVSAISEAFRICTDEIVTTEWLHSVPRMIMDNETSIQEECENVFHELVLERILRAGNVLSPDSASLPNNRNTTSKDLDRDIEALFPEGVLVLLRELCNSEVSPWVTKICGSLGKKKRLKPRVALALQCIIKESESLWLSRSMPINRWTAPAGAWFLLSEVSVYLSKSVEWEFLHHHWQLLDKNDVQGLDEQGDEQGVECNSSTWAGDRVCLLQTISNVSLQLPAEPAADLADNLLKKIENFNLHSAEVDAHVKALKTLCKKKASTSEEADMLVKKWVEQVSLKASKVTEKYIEGVSSHNHSFVTPATLGSRRSKRLDTVSKKLSKAVTAVYTIGSCVIIYPSADTTKIVPFLHTVITSGNSDSKLKNKLPQANVCLKQKAPLLYSQSWLTMAKMCLADGKLAKRYLPLFAQELEKSDCAALRNNLVVAMTDFCVHYTAMIECYIPKITKRLRDPCEVVRRQTFILLSRLLQRDYVKWRGVLFLRFLLSLVDESEKIRRLADFLFGSILKVKAPLLAYNSFVEAIYVLNDCHAHTGHSNPDSKQSRTKDQVFSIRGNDERARSKRMQIYVTLLKQMAPEHLLATFAKLCAEILAAASDGMLNIEDVTGQSVLQDAFQILACKEIRLSVSRGASSETADIEEEGGDAATAKGRAITHAVRKGLIQNTIPIFIELKRLLESKNSPLTGSLMDCLRVLLKDYKNEIEEMLVADKQLQKELVYDMQKHEAAKARSMANQGVACGTSHRNGEPEASAASEENVRDSGLESRVVSAAADVVAAKAARSVLREVNGGAATPPLSAMSVPKLRSSRGVSQSGRPSADVLESLRRRPTFMSDDES encoded by the exons ATGGATGAAGAGCTTCTGCTCACTAGAATCCTTGCAGGAATCGAAGGAGGAGACGATGAATCTGACTATCATGAACTCGTCACGGATCTCAAATCTCTACTTGATACAGACGATGATGAAATTCTCAATCGATTCTACGGTAGTCTCTCCTCAATGGCTTCTTCGTTTCTCCGCTGTATCTCCGCCGCCATGGATTCTCCGGTTGAATCAGGCCGTCTTGCTATTTTAGCCTCCGACGCTTATCTCAGTCTGCTTCTTTCCACGAATTGCCCcgttttcactttcttctctccgATTGCGTTTCTTTCTCTACTTGGCTCAATTCGCCGCTACCTCAAACGCCGTGATGATTCCGCCGGTCAAGGGAGTAATTCGCAGCGAGAGAAAgggaataagaagaagagaggacgTGGTAAGAGGAATTTAGGGTATGAAGATGGGGAAGAGACTGAAGAAGGTGGATTTGATGCGAAATTGATGTTTATAGTGTTAGAGAAGCTTGGCTCGGTTCTGAGTTTTGTTCATTTAGATAGATTTCCTGATAGTTTGAAATCTTTGGTACAAACTGTGAGTGAGATTCCTTTATTGGCGTTGGAGCACTCTGGAGTTTTGAATTATGATCGATTGATGGAAATGTGTGGGAAGATTCTGGGAGGAGTGTTGAATTCTGACCATGGAGATATGGCACTCACTGCTGCTGAGATTTCAAAGTCTTTGACACCGTTGCTTCTTATGGGGAAACATCAAGCGAGAAGTTTTGCGTTGGGATTTGTGTCAAGGAAATTGATGAGTTTGGCTAAAGATAACCCTGAATTGAAAAAAGTTGTGTCTAATTTGCCTAAGTTTCTGGTTCATAAGGCACCTGAGAAGGCCGAGCCGCGTGGATTTGCAGTGGAGGCGGTACTGGAGATTGTAAAGGCAATGGAGGTTGAGGGCCAATCagagtttgttgattttgtaatgAAGATGTGTCAAGGGAAGTCTAATTTTAGAGTATTAGCTGTTGATATTATACCTCTGTTGATAAGCTCATTAGGAAACCCTCTAGGAGATATTAGTTCAGAGAATGGGTTGAAAGATTCGTGGGGCTTGGGTTGTATTGATGCTTTAGTTCAGCGGTGTTCAGACACGAGCGCTTTGATTAGAGCTCGAGCTTTGTCCAACTTGGCTCAAGTTGTGGAGTTCTTGTCTGGTGATGAAAGGAGTAGGTCGATCCTGAAACAAGCCCTTGGGTTTAACGGTGAGACTTCAGAGGGAAAAGGTGCAGTAACTGaccttttgaagaaaagatgTGTGGATGAGAAGGCGGCTGTAAGGAGAGCAGCTCTTCTTCTGGTGACAAAATTGACATCGCTTATGGGTGGTTGCTTTGATGGTAGTATCCTAAAGACAATGGGTACATCTTGTTCTGATCCGCTAATAAGTATAAGAAAGGCTGCAGTTTCAGCTATTTCCGAG GCATTCAGAATATGTACAGATGAAATTGTGACCACTGAATGGTTACATTCTGTTCCTCGGATGATCATGGACAATGAAACTAGCATCCAAGAAGAATGCGAGAATGTCTTTCATGAATTAGTTCTGGAGAGAATATTACGAGCTGGAAATGTGCTTTCTCCAGACAGTGCTTCTCTCCCTAACAACCGGAACACTACTTCAAAAGATCTAGACAGAGACATTGAAGCCTTGTTTCCAGAAGGAGTTTTGGTTCTCTTAAGGGAGCTTTGCAACAGTGAGGTTTCTCCTTGGGTTACGAAAATATGTGGAAGTTTGGGAAAGAAGAAGCGACTAAAACCAAGAGTTGCCCTTGCGCTTCAGTGTATCATAAAGGAATCTGAATCACTGTGGTTGAGTCGTTCAATGCCAATAAATAGATGGACAGCTCCTGCTGGTGCTTGGTTCCTTCTATCAGAGGTTTCAGTTTATCTTTCAAAGTCTGTCGAATGGGAATTTCTTCACCATCATTGGCAGTTGCTTGACAAGAATGACGTACAAG GGCTAGATGAACAAGGTGATGAACAGGGGGTCGAGTGTAATTCTTCTACATGGGCTGGCGATCGAGTTTGTCTTTTGCAAACAATCTCCAATGTTTCCCTTCAGCTGCCAGCAGAGCCTGCTGCAGATCTGGCTGACAATTTGCTGAAGAAAATCGAAAATTTTAACCTGCATTCTGCTGAG GTCGATGCACATGTCAAAGCATTAAAAACTTTGTGCAAAAAGAAGGCAAGCACCTCTGAGGAGGCCGATATGCTTGTCAAGAAGTGGGTAGAACAAGTTTCATTGAAAGCATCTAAGGTCACTGAGAAGTACATCGAGGGGGTTTCCAGTCATAATCATTCTTTTGTTACACCAGCAACACTCggaagtagaagaagcaagagactGGATACTGTGTCCAAGAAATTATCAAAAGCAGTCACAGCAGTATACACCATTGGATCTTGTGTCATTATATATCCTTCAGCTGACACGACCAAAATTGTTCCGTTCTTACATACTGTCATCACTTCAGGAAATTCAGACTCAAAGCTGAAAAACAAACTGCCGCAAGCTAATGTTTGCTTGAAGCAAAAAGCTCCTCTTCTCTATAGTCAGTCTTGGTTAACCATGGCGAAGATGTGTTTGGCTGACGGGAAGCTTGCTAAAAGATATCTCCCTCTCTTTGCACAG GAACTTGAAAAGAGTGATTGTGCAGCCTTGCGTAACAATCTTGTAGTAGCGATGACAGACTTTTGTGTTCACTATACAGCCATGATTGAGTG TTACATACCGAAGATTACTAAACGTCTTCGGGATCCTTGTGAAGTTGTTAGAAGGCAAACCTTCATACTTCTCTCAAGGTTACTACAG AGAGACTACGTGAAATGGAGAGGAGTTCTCTTCCTTCGATTCCTTCTATCGCTAGTGGATGAATCTGAAAAGATACGTCGACTTGCAGACTTTTTATTTGGAAGCATCCTTAAAG TAAAGGCGCCACTTCTAGCTTACAACAGTTTCGTGGAAGCTATTTATGTCTTAAACGACTGCCATGCCCACACTGGCCATAGTAATCCAGATTctaaacaatcaagaacaaaggaTCAAGTTTTTTCTATCAG AGGGAATGATGAAAGGGCTAGGTCTAAAAGAATGCAGATCTACGTTACTTTGCTTAAACAAATGGCCCCAGAACACCTTTTGGCCACATTCGCCAAGTTATGTGCAGAGATCCTCGCAGCTGCTTCTGATGGAATGCTCAACATAGAAGATGTCACTGGTCAATCAGTTCTACAG GATGCGTTTCAGATCTTGGCGTGCAAAGAGATCCGTTTATCAGTTTCCAGAGGAGCATCGTCGGAGACAGCAGATATAGAGGAAGAAGGTGGAGATGCAGCAACTGCAAAAGGAAGGGCCATAACGCACGCTGTTAGAAAAGGTTTGATTCAGAACACGATTCCAATCTTCATTGAGCTCAAGAGGCTATTGGAGAGCAAGAACAGTCCTCTCACAGGTTCGCTCATGGACTGCCTCCGTGTCCTCCTCAAAGACTACAAGAACGAGATCGAAGAAATGCTTGTCGCTGACAAACAGCTTCAGAAAGAGCTTGTTTACGATATGCAGAAGCACGAGGCTGCAAAGGCAAGGTCCATGGCTAACCAAGGGGTTGCCTGCGGGACAAGTCATAGAAACGGTGAACCTGAAGCATCAGCAGCAAGCGAGGAGAATGTTAGAGATTCGGGATTGGAATCAAGAGTGGTTTCTGCGGCTGCTGATGTGGTGGCGGCTAAGGCAGCTAGGTCGGTGTTGAGAGAAGTGAACGGTGGAGCTGCAACGCCGCCTCTGAGCGCAATGAGTGTTCCGAAGCTAAGGTCGAGCCGTGGAGTTAGCCAGAGTGGTCGACCATCAGCTGATGTGTTGGAGTCTCTGAGAAGAAGACCAACTTTCATGTCTGATGATGAGAGTTAG